A stretch of the Engraulis encrasicolus isolate BLACKSEA-1 chromosome 19, IST_EnEncr_1.0, whole genome shotgun sequence genome encodes the following:
- the LOC134469869 gene encoding adenosine receptor A2b-like, whose protein sequence is MNGTWNMSLDLDLYFARVPKRSLDGPYIAAELFIATVSIAGNILVCLAVKRNKKLQTVTNYFLVSLAMADFFVGALAIPCAILTDLGMPFHNLYLCILMLSVIIMLTHTSIFSLLAVAVERYIAILLPLHYQRLMKPWNARLIILVTWVLAFLTGSIPLMGWHKTPPQSSHCFFTCVINLSYMVYFNFFGCVLVPLVIMFVIYAHIFVTVRRQLRRITALQGATPTTAEMPTTATGRVTGLRREMRKATSLFLLLFLFTICWLPLHVVNCFLLLCPRCEVPMPVQLLAILLSHANSAVNPLLYAYRMKAYRQTIKTMFPYCRTTVVEPESTRGDVDTTRKTTATA, encoded by the coding sequence ATGAACGGAACCTGGAACATGAGCCTGGACCTGGACCTGTATTTTGCCAGAGTGCCCAAGCGCTCCCTTGACGGGCCCTACATTGCTGCGGAGCTGTTCATTGCAACCGTGTCCATCGCAGGCAACATTCTGGTCTGCCTTGCCGTCAAGCGAAATAAGAAGCTCCAGACGGTGACTAACTACTTCCTGGTGTCCCTGGCCATGGCCGACTTCTTTGTGGGTGCCCTGGCCATCCCCTGTGCCATCTTGACAGACCTGGGCATGCCCTTCCACAACCTGTACCTCTGCATCCTGATGCTCTCAGTCATCATCATGCTAACGCACACCTCCATCTTCAGCCTGCTAGCAGTGGCTGTGGAGCGCTACATTGCAATCCTACTGCCCCTGCACTACCAGAGGCTTATGAAGCCCTGGAACGCCAGACTGATCATACTGGTCACCTGGGTCTTGGCCTTCTTAACTGGGTCCATTCCTCTGATGGGCTGGCACAAAACCCCACCACAATCCAGCCACTGCTTCTTTACCTGTGTAATCAATTTGTCCTACATGGTGTACTTCAACTTTTTCGGCTGCGTGCTGGTGCCCCTTGTCATCATGTTTGTCATCTATGCCCACATCTTCGTGACGGTGCGGAGGCAGCTGAGGCGCATCACCGCGCTGCAAGGCGCCACGCCCACGACAGCCGAGATGCCTACTACAGCCACGGGCAGAGTCACGGGGTTGCGTCGCGAGATGAGGAAGGCtacttccctcttcctcctcctcttcctcttcaccatCTGCTGGCTGCCCCTTCATGTGGTCAACTGCTTTCTGCTGCTGTGCCCGCGCTGCGAGGTGCCTATGCCCGTGCAGCTCCTGGCCATCCTCCTCTCCCACGCCAACTCGGCTGTTAATCCACTCTTGTACGCGTACCGCATGAAGGCCTACCGTCAGACCATCAAGACCATGTTTCCTTATTGCAGGACCACTGTTGTTGAACCAGAGAGCACTCGCGGAGatgttgacaccactagaaaGACCACGGCtactgcttaa